From a region of the Nitrospira sp. genome:
- the atpH gene encoding ATP synthase F1 subunit delta yields the protein MIKTTVARRYAQALFELLDQSTTEVTRATLKGLGEAIKESDQLRHVVTSPAFGVEEKIAVLTAIADKLGCPPTGKAFLGQLVKKNRVGFLPEIAGAFGKLVDESKGTQPVTVSSATVLSSGEQDRIKTRLRETLKREVDVTFQTDAGHLAGLQIHIGSTVVDSTVRGRLRDLQVVLTRE from the coding sequence GTGATTAAGACAACAGTTGCGCGACGTTACGCTCAAGCCCTCTTCGAGCTCCTGGATCAATCGACCACCGAAGTAACACGGGCGACGCTCAAGGGCCTTGGTGAGGCTATCAAGGAATCGGACCAACTCCGCCACGTCGTGACCTCGCCGGCATTTGGGGTGGAAGAGAAGATTGCCGTGTTGACCGCCATCGCGGACAAACTCGGATGCCCTCCGACCGGCAAAGCGTTTCTCGGACAATTGGTGAAGAAAAACCGAGTGGGGTTTCTCCCTGAGATCGCCGGTGCATTCGGGAAACTCGTTGATGAATCCAAGGGGACTCAGCCCGTGACGGTTTCCTCGGCAACAGTGCTATCCTCCGGTGAGCAAGATCGTATCAAAACGCGCCTGCGTGAAACGCTGAAGCGCGAAGTGGATGTGACGTTTCAGACCGACGCGGGCCACCTCGCAGGTTTGCAGATCCATATCGGCAGCACGGTGGTGGACAGTACCGTCCGAGGTCGCTTGCGCGATTTGCAAGTGGTGTTGACGCGAGAATAA
- a CDS encoding pyridoxamine 5'-phosphate oxidase family protein: MAMKYLDLAITESVRRAQKYYYGHAARIADAPDRDPLGEAEIEFIAARDSFYLGTVNENGWPYVQHRGGPKGFLHVLNPATLVFADYRGNRQLLSTGNLSVNNRVSLFLMDYKNRERLKIFGYARVEDARSHPELVSQLSIVTSVPNVERLVVIDVVSFDWNCSKYITPRYSVEEVEELAGSLRAHIAALETALHAARTGSALPAG; this comes from the coding sequence ATGGCAATGAAATATCTGGATCTGGCGATCACGGAGTCGGTACGCCGAGCACAGAAGTACTATTATGGCCATGCGGCCAGAATCGCCGATGCGCCGGACCGCGATCCACTCGGCGAAGCGGAGATCGAGTTCATTGCGGCAAGAGACAGCTTCTACTTGGGCACCGTCAACGAAAACGGATGGCCCTATGTCCAGCATCGAGGAGGGCCGAAAGGATTTTTGCACGTTCTCAACCCGGCCACGCTGGTGTTCGCCGACTACCGGGGCAATCGACAACTCTTGAGCACGGGTAATCTATCGGTCAACAACCGCGTGTCGCTGTTCCTTATGGACTATAAAAATCGGGAGCGGCTTAAAATTTTCGGATATGCCCGCGTCGAAGATGCACGGTCGCATCCGGAACTCGTGTCGCAACTCTCGATCGTAACCTCGGTGCCGAATGTGGAGCGACTCGTGGTCATCGACGTCGTGTCGTTCGACTGGAACTGCTCGAAGTACATCACGCCCAGATATTCGGTAGAAGAAGTCGAAGAGCTTGCGGGCTCCCTCCGGGCACACATCGCCGCGTTGGAAACCGCTCTCCATGCGGCAAGAACGGGATCGGCGCTCCCTGCGGGATGA
- a CDS encoding F0F1 ATP synthase subunit alpha, with protein sequence MQIRAEEISAIIKEKIKGFDQQVDVKETGSVIQVGDGIAKVYGLDGAMAGEMLEFPGGLYGIALNLEEDNVGAVLMGDDVGIKEGDPVKRTGRIAEIPVGEALVGRVVNAIGQPIDGKGPIKSPHSSRIEVVAPGVNTRQSVREPLQTGIKAIDAMIPIGRGQRELIIGDRQTGKTAIAVDTIINQKGLGVFCIYVAVGQKRSTVARVVKTLEENHAMEYSMVVSASASDPAPMQFLAPFSGAAIGEYFRDNGKHALIVYDDLSKHAVAYRQLSLLLRRPPGREAYPGDVFYLHSRLLERAAKLSDKLGGGSLTALPIIETQAGDVSAYIPTNVISITDGQIYLGSDLFYSGIRPAINVGLSVSRVGGSAQIKTMKQVAGTLRLDLAQYREMAAFSQFGSELDKATQMQLARGVRMVELLKQGQYKPMPVADQVLSIYAGTQGFLDDVAVDKVQQFESDLLHYIQQNHPELKKEVTTIGKIDDKVGGRLKEIISTFKQKMGFGAK encoded by the coding sequence ATGCAGATCAGGGCAGAAGAGATCAGTGCCATCATCAAGGAGAAGATCAAAGGCTTCGACCAGCAGGTCGATGTCAAGGAGACCGGCTCTGTCATTCAGGTCGGCGACGGGATTGCCAAGGTCTATGGTCTTGACGGGGCCATGGCCGGCGAGATGCTCGAGTTCCCGGGCGGTTTGTACGGGATTGCGCTCAACCTCGAAGAAGACAATGTCGGCGCCGTGTTGATGGGCGACGATGTGGGGATCAAAGAAGGCGATCCGGTCAAGCGAACCGGCCGCATCGCGGAAATTCCGGTCGGTGAAGCGCTGGTCGGTCGGGTTGTGAACGCGATCGGTCAACCGATCGACGGGAAGGGCCCGATCAAGTCGCCGCATTCCTCACGTATCGAAGTCGTCGCCCCCGGTGTGAACACCCGTCAGTCCGTCCGCGAACCGCTGCAGACGGGTATCAAGGCTATCGACGCCATGATCCCAATCGGCCGTGGCCAGCGCGAGTTGATCATCGGCGACCGCCAAACCGGCAAGACCGCCATCGCAGTCGATACGATCATCAATCAAAAGGGCCTCGGCGTATTCTGTATTTACGTGGCGGTCGGACAAAAGCGGTCGACCGTCGCCCGTGTCGTGAAGACGCTCGAAGAGAACCATGCCATGGAATACAGCATGGTGGTCTCAGCCAGTGCAAGCGACCCGGCCCCGATGCAGTTCCTCGCGCCCTTCTCCGGCGCGGCAATCGGCGAATATTTCCGCGATAACGGCAAGCATGCGCTGATCGTGTACGACGATTTGTCGAAGCATGCAGTGGCGTATCGGCAGCTGTCGCTGTTGCTCCGCCGTCCGCCGGGACGAGAAGCCTATCCGGGCGATGTGTTCTACCTGCATTCCCGGTTGTTGGAGCGCGCGGCCAAGCTGAGTGACAAGCTCGGCGGCGGCAGTCTCACGGCGCTTCCCATCATCGAGACCCAAGCCGGCGACGTGTCTGCGTACATTCCGACGAACGTCATCTCGATCACCGACGGCCAGATCTATCTCGGTAGCGATCTCTTCTACTCCGGTATCCGTCCGGCGATCAACGTCGGTCTGTCGGTGTCCCGAGTCGGCGGATCCGCGCAGATCAAAACCATGAAACAGGTGGCTGGTACCCTTCGACTGGACCTCGCCCAATATCGGGAAATGGCGGCGTTCTCCCAGTTCGGCAGCGAACTGGATAAAGCGACTCAGATGCAGCTGGCGCGCGGCGTCCGCATGGTGGAGTTGCTCAAGCAGGGCCAATATAAGCCCATGCCGGTGGCCGACCAGGTGCTCTCGATCTACGCGGGTACGCAGGGTTTCTTGGATGATGTGGCGGTGGACAAGGTGCAGCAGTTCGAGAGCGATCTGCTCCACTATATTCAACAGAACCATCCGGAGCTGAAGAAGGAAGTCACGACCATCGGCAAGATCGACGACAAGGTCGGCGGCCGCCTGAAAGAAATCATCTCGACCTTCAAACAAAAGATGGGATTCGGAGCGAAGTAA
- the atpD gene encoding F0F1 ATP synthase subunit beta yields MATATGKVIQVIGPVVDVEFPPGQLPNIYNALKVTQDENKVAGTPAIRITLEVASHLGENRVRSIAMSTTDGLTRGMVVQNTGAPISVPVGRETLGRLINVLGEPVDERGPIKAKKTYPIHRPAPKLEDQETRTEVLETGIKVVDLLEPYSKGGKVGLFGGAGVGKTVIIMELINNIALHHGGFSVFAGVGERTREGNDLWHEMQESKVIDPDDFTKSKAALVYGQMNEPPGARLRVALTGLAVAEFFRDEENQDVLLFVDNIFRFTQAGSEVSALLGRMPSAVGYQPNLSTEMGALQERITSTKRGSITSVQAIYVPADDLTDPAPATAFAHLDATTVLSRSLAELGIYPAVDPLDSTSRILDPQIIGEEHYKIARGVQSVLQRYKDLQDIIAILGMDELSEDDKMAVARARKIQRFLSQPFHVAEAFTGAPGKYVKLKDTVRSFKEILEGKYDHLPEQAFYMVGPIEEAVAKAEKMGVKV; encoded by the coding sequence GTGGCGACTGCAACAGGCAAAGTCATCCAGGTCATTGGACCGGTCGTGGACGTCGAGTTCCCTCCAGGCCAACTGCCGAACATCTATAATGCGCTAAAGGTCACGCAGGACGAGAACAAGGTGGCGGGTACACCTGCCATTCGGATCACCCTTGAAGTTGCTTCGCACCTGGGCGAAAACCGAGTCCGTAGCATCGCAATGTCCACGACCGATGGTCTGACGCGGGGGATGGTTGTGCAGAATACCGGAGCCCCGATTTCCGTACCCGTTGGCCGTGAAACGCTCGGTCGCCTCATCAACGTGCTTGGCGAGCCAGTCGATGAGCGCGGTCCCATCAAGGCGAAGAAGACGTATCCCATTCACCGCCCTGCTCCAAAGCTGGAAGACCAGGAAACCAGGACAGAAGTGTTGGAAACCGGTATCAAAGTCGTTGACCTGCTCGAACCCTACAGCAAGGGCGGCAAGGTCGGACTGTTCGGCGGCGCCGGCGTCGGCAAGACCGTCATTATCATGGAGCTCATTAACAACATTGCCTTGCACCACGGCGGGTTTTCTGTGTTTGCCGGTGTCGGTGAGCGAACCCGTGAAGGGAACGACCTGTGGCACGAAATGCAGGAGTCAAAGGTCATCGATCCGGACGACTTTACGAAGTCCAAAGCCGCCCTGGTCTATGGCCAGATGAACGAACCCCCTGGAGCCCGTCTTCGCGTGGCATTGACCGGCTTGGCTGTCGCCGAGTTCTTCCGCGATGAAGAAAATCAAGACGTGTTGCTCTTCGTGGACAATATCTTCCGGTTTACTCAGGCCGGTTCCGAAGTATCCGCATTGTTGGGACGCATGCCCTCCGCTGTCGGCTATCAGCCGAACCTCTCGACTGAGATGGGTGCCTTGCAGGAACGGATCACTTCGACCAAACGGGGCTCTATTACCTCCGTGCAGGCCATCTATGTGCCTGCCGACGACCTGACCGATCCGGCTCCGGCAACAGCCTTTGCGCATTTGGACGCGACCACGGTGCTGTCCCGTTCACTCGCCGAGTTGGGTATTTATCCGGCAGTCGACCCCCTGGACTCGACGTCGCGCATTCTTGATCCGCAGATCATCGGGGAAGAGCATTACAAAATCGCGCGCGGCGTGCAGTCCGTCCTCCAGCGCTACAAGGATTTACAGGACATCATCGCGATTCTCGGTATGGACGAATTGTCGGAAGATGACAAGATGGCCGTGGCGCGCGCCAGGAAGATTCAGCGGTTTCTCTCACAGCCCTTCCATGTGGCCGAAGCGTTCACCGGCGCGCCGGGCAAATATGTCAAGCTGAAGGACACGGTCCGCAGCTTCAAAGAGATCCTCGAAGGGAAGTATGACCATCTGCCTGAGCAGGCGTTCTATATGGTCGGTCCGATCGAAGAAGCGGTGGCGAAAGCGGAGAAAATGGGGGTGAAAGTCTAA
- a CDS encoding DUF3365 domain-containing protein yields the protein MTSSKKLLWGTALLGFAIGGATVLWPARALPETTSISLPIDMVADYIHAVIEADRDVYTRHVVERMQAKGVVVASENWEEKNTLPLPAQFLLESGRFNNKKGLGMQYRLISLWPINKRNIATNAFESIGLGTILTQPDRPYTGVTKVGDKRYYEAVYADLAVTQACIGCHNAHPDSPKRDFKLNDVMGAIVISIQLGQ from the coding sequence ATGACTTCCTCTAAGAAATTGCTGTGGGGAACTGCTCTGCTTGGATTTGCAATTGGAGGAGCGACGGTCCTGTGGCCGGCTCGCGCTTTGCCTGAGACCACATCAATCAGTCTCCCGATCGATATGGTGGCCGATTACATTCACGCCGTGATCGAGGCTGACCGAGATGTCTATACCAGGCATGTGGTGGAGCGCATGCAGGCAAAGGGAGTTGTGGTCGCATCGGAAAACTGGGAAGAGAAGAATACCTTGCCCCTACCCGCCCAATTCTTGTTGGAATCAGGACGATTCAACAACAAGAAAGGGTTAGGGATGCAGTACCGGCTGATCAGCTTGTGGCCGATCAACAAACGCAATATCGCGACGAACGCTTTTGAAAGTATCGGGCTCGGCACCATTCTGACTCAACCTGACCGGCCGTACACCGGAGTCACGAAGGTAGGTGACAAGCGGTATTATGAGGCGGTGTACGCCGATCTGGCCGTCACACAAGCGTGTATCGGGTGTCATAATGCCCATCCTGACAGCCCGAAGCGAGACTTCAAGCTCAACGATGTCATGGGTGCCATCGTGATCAGTATTCAGTTAGGGCAGTAA
- a CDS encoding peptidase — MTFCLGMKVEDGLVGIADTRVTTGAECTMARKVSIHQHGRHSMFLMTSGLRSVRDKAVTYFDEAIGDSDQGFDKLFKAVNVFSAQIRRVAEEDKAALDRAGLIFDLHTLVGGQLESDQEHKLFLIYPQGNWVEVSEGTPYCIIGETGYGKPLLDRVLRYHSSMDLALKVGFLAFDATRTSSTSVEYPLDIVLYRHDTFDIVEHRFQKEDLAEIASWWQSRIYESVEKLPSKWIDRLLDSLPHDTRAAKNCSDTAS; from the coding sequence ATGACCTTTTGTCTAGGGATGAAAGTAGAAGACGGGCTCGTCGGGATCGCCGATACGCGGGTCACAACCGGCGCGGAATGTACCATGGCACGGAAAGTGTCCATCCATCAACACGGACGACATTCGATGTTTCTCATGACATCGGGACTGCGTTCCGTCCGCGACAAGGCCGTCACCTATTTCGACGAGGCTATTGGAGATAGCGATCAGGGCTTCGATAAACTGTTCAAAGCCGTCAACGTGTTTTCGGCTCAGATTCGCCGTGTAGCTGAGGAGGATAAGGCCGCACTCGATAGGGCTGGGTTGATCTTCGACCTCCATACGCTGGTGGGAGGGCAGCTGGAAAGCGACCAGGAGCACAAGCTCTTTCTGATCTACCCCCAGGGCAACTGGGTGGAAGTGAGTGAAGGCACTCCCTACTGCATCATCGGCGAGACGGGGTATGGGAAACCGCTCCTCGATCGCGTGCTGCGATATCACTCCAGCATGGACCTCGCGCTGAAGGTAGGATTTCTCGCCTTCGATGCCACCCGTACCAGTTCGACGAGCGTCGAATATCCTCTCGATATCGTCCTGTACCGGCACGATACATTCGACATCGTCGAGCATCGCTTTCAGAAAGAGGACCTCGCCGAGATCGCATCATGGTGGCAGTCCCGCATTTATGAATCGGTGGAGAAGTTGCCGTCAAAGTGGATCGATCGTCTGCTCGACTCCCTTCCTCATGATACCAGAGCAGCTAAAAACTGCTCCGATACGGCCTCGTAG
- the atpG gene encoding ATP synthase F1 subunit gamma, producing MPSLQSLRRKIAAFKNTQKITKAMKMVAAAKLKRSQDRILAARPYAHKMRGVLSNLSQRVNRSSHPLLQKRDGKKIEVLVVTSDRGLCGGFNGNIVRKSAEFVRQCEARGLQVNLSIIGRKGRDYFRRRAWPIRQEWTGIFDKLSFEHALDIGGDLTDNFVKATFDELYVVYNEFKSAIQQRVIVEKLFPVDAQVEFGTAQADAPTSGSYLYEPDEAELLSALVPKHFQVQTYRILLESAAAEHGARMAAMDGATRNAGQLIKKVTLYYNKTRQAAITKELMDIVGGAEALK from the coding sequence ATGCCAAGTTTACAAAGTCTGCGCAGGAAGATCGCAGCGTTTAAGAATACCCAGAAAATCACCAAGGCCATGAAGATGGTGGCCGCGGCAAAGCTCAAGCGGTCGCAGGACCGTATTTTGGCCGCCCGTCCCTATGCGCACAAAATGCGCGGGGTGTTGAGTAATCTGAGCCAACGCGTGAACCGCTCCTCTCATCCGCTTCTGCAGAAGCGCGACGGGAAGAAGATCGAGGTGCTTGTTGTCACGAGCGATCGTGGGTTGTGCGGTGGCTTCAACGGCAACATCGTCCGCAAAAGCGCCGAATTCGTGCGGCAATGCGAAGCGCGTGGTCTGCAAGTCAATCTGAGTATCATCGGCCGGAAGGGCCGCGACTACTTCCGTCGCCGTGCCTGGCCGATCCGGCAGGAATGGACCGGAATCTTCGACAAGCTAAGTTTCGAGCATGCGCTCGATATCGGCGGTGATCTGACGGATAACTTTGTGAAGGCGACGTTCGACGAGCTGTATGTTGTCTACAACGAGTTCAAGTCCGCCATTCAGCAGCGTGTGATTGTCGAAAAGCTCTTTCCAGTCGACGCCCAGGTGGAGTTTGGTACGGCCCAAGCCGACGCACCGACAAGCGGCAGTTATCTGTACGAGCCAGATGAAGCGGAACTGTTGAGCGCCCTGGTACCGAAACATTTCCAGGTGCAGACGTATCGGATCTTGTTGGAGTCCGCAGCCGCCGAACACGGCGCCCGCATGGCTGCCATGGATGGCGCCACGCGCAACGCCGGACAGCTCATCAAGAAAGTGACGCTCTACTACAACAAGACTAGACAGGCTGCGATTACGAAGGAACTGATGGATATTGTCGGCGGCGCCGAGGCGCTGAAGTAG
- a CDS encoding ABATE domain-containing protein: protein MKNRSQRFLFVGNHPCLDLINTQLVVKGEPRELLETFDDLFGWLIRARLLPVSQAKAAKSHLNNEEAASLLERAKTLRATLRTIAERVAVGGAVPGSAINTMNQFLAQRPGYPELLRTKEGITQRFHSLATQQVELLAPFLGAACDLLSSDRLCLIKKCANAACVLYFLDTTKNHTRNWCSMQMCGNRMKVAAHYRRSRTKAGL, encoded by the coding sequence ATGAAGAACAGATCGCAGAGGTTTCTGTTTGTGGGCAACCACCCGTGTTTGGATTTGATCAATACCCAGTTGGTGGTGAAAGGAGAGCCGAGAGAGCTGCTCGAGACCTTTGATGATCTTTTCGGGTGGCTGATACGAGCAAGACTTCTTCCGGTGTCCCAGGCCAAGGCCGCCAAGTCTCACCTGAACAATGAAGAGGCCGCGTCCTTGCTTGAACGGGCAAAGACCTTGCGGGCAACGCTCCGAACCATCGCCGAACGGGTCGCAGTCGGCGGCGCTGTGCCCGGTTCAGCCATCAACACCATGAATCAGTTCTTGGCTCAGCGTCCCGGCTACCCCGAGCTTCTCCGAACCAAGGAAGGCATCACACAGCGCTTCCATTCATTGGCGACACAGCAGGTGGAGCTGCTCGCTCCCTTTTTGGGAGCGGCGTGCGATCTGCTCAGCTCCGACCGTTTGTGTTTGATCAAGAAATGCGCCAATGCCGCCTGCGTTCTTTATTTTTTAGATACGACTAAAAATCACACGCGGAACTGGTGCAGCATGCAGATGTGCGGAAATCGGATGAAAGTGGCGGCGCACTATCGAAGAAGTCGGACTAAGGCTGGTCTCTAA
- a CDS encoding DsrE family protein produces the protein MKTVVVIMSDPKSGSEEALGRVFNALALASECKQKGDEVAVVFNGTGTRWPVELAKLTHPANALYNSVRDAVQGVSCGCAEVFGAKEGAESCGVPLKNDHALAGTAGLLSLRRYVAEGWNTVVF, from the coding sequence ATGAAAACGGTCGTGGTGATTATGTCCGATCCAAAGAGCGGTTCAGAGGAGGCCCTCGGGAGAGTCTTCAACGCGCTGGCGCTCGCCTCGGAATGCAAGCAAAAGGGCGACGAAGTCGCCGTGGTGTTCAACGGGACGGGCACCCGGTGGCCCGTCGAACTCGCCAAGCTCACGCATCCGGCCAACGCACTCTACAATTCGGTTCGCGATGCGGTACAAGGCGTCTCATGCGGGTGTGCCGAGGTGTTTGGAGCGAAGGAAGGGGCTGAATCCTGTGGTGTGCCGCTCAAGAACGATCATGCGCTAGCCGGAACTGCCGGCCTGTTGAGCCTGCGCCGGTATGTCGCGGAGGGATGGAACACCGTGGTGTTCTGA
- a CDS encoding HEAT repeat domain-containing protein codes for MRKQLALSAFTLCLVLGWLHSSALAYREYFTTEQRAQLEKIQTILIEVMTLTDAGWADSGVMADVVAQRLREAGYEVVRDPATQNDVLFRVKCEQRKTWEGTTATGGDADLPDAPSRLWRGPACQLTYVLGGMKIKWQKEVRTEFEDAVAAAQTAQAADPGIYAMAKLQEALEKYEFPLLLAAEWGHADRLLKMLDSPDTGQARKIKIMSLLGEMQADEALPKLKEALKDRDLAKQALVAMGNLGRDGIPLLIDMMNSSPQLEIQAAAAKGLGQIGGINGDASVVPPLLAKLQDPKSDWGVLTEVAWALGKIPDKRSIQPLYDIDKKLQAIRDPDNVVLKKLKEAVFWAIKQCDTWDQYS; via the coding sequence TTGCGAAAACAATTGGCATTGTCTGCCTTTACGCTATGCCTAGTACTCGGCTGGCTTCATTCTTCGGCGCTGGCCTACCGAGAATACTTCACAACGGAACAGAGAGCTCAGCTCGAAAAGATTCAAACTATTCTGATTGAAGTGATGACACTTACAGATGCAGGTTGGGCTGATTCCGGTGTCATGGCCGACGTCGTAGCCCAACGGCTACGGGAGGCCGGTTACGAGGTTGTTCGGGACCCGGCCACGCAAAATGATGTCCTTTTTCGCGTGAAGTGCGAGCAGCGCAAGACCTGGGAGGGCACAACGGCGACCGGCGGAGATGCAGATCTTCCCGATGCCCCGTCGCGCCTCTGGAGAGGCCCGGCCTGCCAGCTGACCTATGTCCTCGGAGGCATGAAGATCAAGTGGCAGAAAGAAGTACGCACGGAGTTTGAGGATGCCGTGGCTGCCGCGCAGACGGCGCAGGCAGCCGATCCCGGCATCTATGCCATGGCGAAGTTGCAGGAGGCACTGGAGAAATATGAGTTCCCCCTGCTCTTAGCCGCGGAATGGGGCCACGCCGATCGCCTTCTCAAGATGCTTGATTCGCCGGATACGGGCCAGGCTCGGAAAATCAAAATCATGTCCCTCCTGGGAGAAATGCAGGCCGACGAGGCTCTACCAAAATTGAAGGAAGCGCTGAAAGACCGGGATCTTGCCAAACAGGCGCTCGTCGCCATGGGCAATCTGGGAAGAGACGGCATTCCACTGCTCATCGACATGATGAATTCCTCGCCTCAACTGGAAATTCAGGCGGCTGCAGCGAAAGGACTGGGGCAGATCGGAGGAATCAATGGAGACGCCTCGGTCGTGCCGCCGTTGTTGGCAAAGCTTCAGGACCCGAAGAGTGATTGGGGAGTCCTGACAGAGGTGGCGTGGGCGCTCGGAAAGATCCCGGATAAACGGTCGATCCAACCTCTCTATGATATTGATAAGAAGCTTCAAGCCATCCGCGACCCGGACAATGTGGTCCTCAAGAAGCTCAAAGAAGCCGTCTTCTGGGCGATCAAACAATGTGACACGTGGGATCAGTACAGCTGA
- a CDS encoding F0F1 ATP synthase subunit epsilon, translated as MAGKILLEVVTPEKQLLSQQVDEVIAPGSEGEFGVLPGHCHFLSSLRIGELRYRSGDQTHSMAILWGFAEVTPTKVTVMAEIAEKAEDIDVERATAKVAEAERRLQAGGLPSEVKEAQITLEKARLRKKVAERARKTSHH; from the coding sequence ATGGCGGGAAAGATTTTGTTAGAGGTGGTCACGCCGGAGAAACAGCTGCTGAGTCAGCAGGTGGATGAAGTCATTGCACCTGGGTCAGAGGGAGAGTTCGGGGTGCTTCCAGGGCACTGTCATTTCCTTTCTTCACTCCGGATCGGCGAACTCCGGTATCGCAGCGGTGACCAGACCCATTCCATGGCTATTCTGTGGGGTTTTGCCGAAGTCACACCAACCAAAGTGACCGTGATGGCCGAGATTGCGGAGAAGGCGGAGGACATTGACGTCGAGCGGGCTACAGCCAAAGTCGCCGAAGCCGAGCGACGACTCCAGGCGGGCGGCTTGCCATCGGAAGTGAAAGAAGCCCAGATCACTCTTGAAAAGGCTCGCCTTCGCAAGAAGGTAGCTGAACGTGCGAGAAAGACTAGCCACCACTAA
- a CDS encoding alpha-E domain-containing protein: MLSRVASSIYWLNRYIERAENYARFIEVNLNLSLDLPRGTTEQWEPLVATTGDHESFTGRYGKASKETVIQFLLADAENSNSILSCLLAARENARSVREVISSDMWEQVNRFYLMVRAATANGLSSQNLHTFLADVKANSHLFLGITDATMSHGEGWHFARLGRLLERADKTSRILDVKYFMLLPTIAEVGTPFDIIQWSALLKSASALEMYYKRFGRISPDDVTSFLILDSTFPRAIRYCLIKSEGSLHAISGSEHGSYQNQAEKRLGRLRAELDFGDLEDCLAGGLHEFLDLFQAQLNRVGDAIFETFFAPRPIHSTITGAEAQ; this comes from the coding sequence ATGCTGAGCCGAGTCGCCAGTTCCATTTATTGGCTAAACCGCTACATTGAACGGGCGGAGAATTATGCCCGATTCATCGAGGTAAACCTGAACCTCTCTCTCGATCTTCCCAGAGGCACCACGGAGCAATGGGAGCCGTTGGTGGCCACGACGGGAGATCATGAAAGTTTTACCGGTCGCTATGGAAAGGCCTCGAAGGAAACCGTGATCCAGTTTCTCTTGGCCGATGCGGAGAATTCCAATTCGATTCTGTCTTGCCTCCTCGCTGCACGGGAGAACGCTCGGTCGGTTCGAGAAGTCATCTCCAGCGACATGTGGGAGCAAGTCAACCGCTTTTACCTCATGGTGAGAGCCGCTACCGCGAACGGTTTGTCCAGCCAAAACCTCCACACGTTTTTGGCGGACGTGAAAGCAAACAGCCACCTCTTTCTGGGCATTACCGATGCCACCATGTCGCACGGGGAAGGCTGGCATTTTGCCAGACTCGGTCGCCTACTGGAACGAGCGGACAAGACCTCGCGTATTCTAGACGTGAAATATTTCATGTTGCTCCCGACTATCGCTGAGGTGGGGACGCCATTCGATATCATCCAGTGGTCCGCATTGCTGAAATCCGCCAGCGCCCTCGAAATGTATTACAAGCGCTTCGGTCGCATTTCGCCGGACGACGTCACGTCATTCCTCATTCTCGACTCCACATTCCCTCGAGCCATTCGGTACTGTCTTATCAAGAGCGAAGGTTCGTTACATGCCATCTCCGGGTCTGAACACGGGTCCTATCAGAACCAAGCCGAGAAACGGTTAGGGCGGCTGCGCGCTGAGTTGGACTTTGGCGATCTTGAAGATTGCCTAGCCGGCGGTCTGCACGAATTCTTGGATCTCTTTCAAGCACAGCTCAATCGGGTGGGGGACGCTATTTTTGAAACCTTCTTCGCCCCTCGCCCCATCCACAGTACAATCACCGGCGCGGAGGCACAATGA